The following coding sequences lie in one Methanothermobacter sp. MT-2 genomic window:
- a CDS encoding 50S ribosomal protein L15P, which yields MIRKRKKINKMRGSRTVGGGSSKKRRGAGHRGGRGQAGGHKHHWTWIVKHDPEHFGKRGFKRPRELVKDLKTINLGEIQEKLPKFIKEGIAQKEKNITILDLTRTDYDKVLGQGKITEPLHIKAHEFSAQAKEKIKEAGGKTETID from the coding sequence ATGATCAGAAAAAGAAAAAAGATTAATAAAATGAGAGGATCCAGGACAGTCGGCGGAGGATCATCAAAGAAAAGACGCGGAGCAGGACACCGTGGCGGCAGAGGACAAGCAGGCGGACACAAACACCACTGGACATGGATAGTCAAACACGACCCAGAACACTTCGGTAAAAGAGGATTCAAACGCCCCAGAGAACTTGTAAAGGATCTGAAAACAATAAACCTTGGAGAAATCCAAGAAAAACTGCCAAAATTCATAAAAGAAGGCATAGCCCAAAAAGAAAAAAACATAACAATCCTAGATCTTACAAGAACAGACTACGATAAAGTACTAGGCCAAGGCAAAATAACAGAACCACTACACATCAAAGCCCACGAATTCTCGGCTCAAGCAAAAGAAAAAATAAAAGAGGCCGGGGGGAAAACAGAAACAATAGACTAA
- a CDS encoding 50S ribosomal protein L32e, protein MKKRFKRQEYARYKKLGEKWRKPKGKTSKMRRYEKGKPAMPSIGYRKPRKKRGLHPSGYKDILIRNLKEIESLDPSNEAARIASTVGARKKRLIIKRARELGVKVLNP, encoded by the coding sequence ATGAAAAAAAGATTCAAAAGACAAGAATATGCAAGATACAAAAAACTGGGCGAAAAATGGAGAAAACCCAAGGGCAAAACCAGTAAAATGAGAAGATACGAGAAAGGCAAACCAGCCATGCCATCCATAGGATACCGGAAGCCGAGGAAAAAGAGAGGCTTACACCCCTCAGGCTACAAGGACATTCTAATCAGGAACTTAAAGGAAATAGAATCCCTAGACCCTTCAAATGAAGCTGCTAGGATAGCATCCACGGTAGGAGCGAGAAAAAAGAGACTGATCATAAAAAGGGCCAGGGAATTAGGAGTTAAAGTCCTGAACCCATAA
- a CDS encoding adenylate kinase has product MKVVVVAGIPGSGSTTVLQHALEDLEYVNVNYGDVMLEIAKSEGIVEDRDEMRRLSPEKQKMIQKAAAKSIRERSKETNIIVDTHCTIKTPTGFLPGLPKWVLDELQPNMFVLIEADPEEIFMRRISDKTRSRDMEMLKEIELHQQMNRAAAIAYATLTGATVKIIENHNNRLENAVQEMRKIL; this is encoded by the coding sequence ATGAAGGTTGTTGTAGTTGCAGGCATACCAGGTTCTGGGAGTACAACAGTACTCCAACACGCACTTGAAGACCTAGAATATGTGAACGTGAATTATGGGGATGTGATGCTTGAAATAGCCAAATCAGAGGGTATAGTAGAGGACAGGGATGAGATGAGGAGACTTTCACCAGAAAAACAGAAGATGATACAGAAGGCGGCTGCGAAAAGTATAAGAGAAAGATCCAAAGAAACTAATATAATTGTCGACACCCACTGCACAATAAAAACACCCACTGGTTTTCTACCAGGACTGCCAAAATGGGTCCTGGATGAACTCCAACCCAACATGTTCGTACTAATTGAAGCAGACCCAGAAGAAATCTTTATGAGAAGAATCTCAGATAAAACACGAAGCAGAGACATGGAAATGCTCAAGGAAATAGAACTACACCAACAGATGAACAGGGCCGCGGCCATAGCCTACGCCACCCTAACCGGCGCAACAGTGAAAATAATCGAAAACCATAACAACCGCCTAGAAAATGCAGTTCAAGAAATGAGAAAGATATTATAG
- a CDS encoding 50S ribosomal protein L30, with protein sequence MFAVIRVRGSVGVRKDIKDTLKMLRLHRINHAILVDETPSYKGMLQKAKDYITWGEINKDTLAAMIQKRGRLPGNKKITEEHIKDKGYSTFKEFAEAIIKGEIKLEDSNIKPVFRLQPPRKGYKSVKKSFKEGGSLGYRGDKINELIQQMI encoded by the coding sequence ATGTTCGCAGTCATAAGAGTGAGAGGATCAGTAGGTGTGAGAAAAGACATCAAAGACACCCTAAAAATGTTAAGATTACATAGGATCAACCATGCAATACTAGTCGATGAAACACCAAGCTACAAGGGCATGCTACAAAAAGCCAAAGACTACATAACATGGGGAGAAATAAACAAGGACACACTAGCAGCTATGATACAAAAAAGGGGAAGATTACCCGGTAACAAGAAAATCACAGAAGAACACATAAAAGATAAAGGTTATTCAACATTCAAAGAATTCGCAGAAGCCATAATCAAAGGAGAAATCAAACTAGAAGACTCCAATATAAAACCAGTATTCAGACTCCAACCACCACGAAAAGGCTACAAGAGCGTTAAAAAATCCTTCAAAGAAGGTGGAAGCCTAGGCTACAGAGGAGATAAAATAAACGAATTAATACAACAAATGATATAA
- a CDS encoding 50S ribosomal protein L18P — MAYGPRYKLPFRRRREGKTDYRARYKLVDTEKLRFVVRLTNYHVITQIIKVGRMGDETIVSAHSKQLQKIGWLASTNNISAAYLTGYLCGKKALKEGVTEAVLDMGLKPPIKGSKVFAALKGAVDAGLNVPHSESILPDDSRIKGEHIAAYAKSLDETETEKRFSKYFEKGISPLRLPEHFEEIKKKIDEVIS; from the coding sequence TTGGCATACGGACCCAGATACAAGTTACCCTTCAGAAGACGTAGAGAAGGGAAAACGGACTACAGGGCAAGGTACAAGTTAGTTGACACTGAAAAGTTAAGATTCGTTGTAAGATTAACCAATTATCATGTTATAACCCAGATAATAAAAGTTGGCAGAATGGGAGATGAAACAATTGTCTCAGCCCACTCAAAACAATTACAAAAAATAGGATGGCTAGCCAGCACTAATAATATCAGCGCAGCCTACCTAACAGGATACCTCTGCGGTAAAAAAGCCCTAAAAGAGGGTGTAACCGAGGCAGTTCTTGACATGGGACTGAAACCACCAATTAAAGGTTCGAAGGTTTTCGCAGCCCTTAAAGGGGCTGTGGACGCGGGTTTAAACGTGCCACACAGCGAATCCATCCTACCAGACGACTCAAGGATAAAAGGAGAACACATAGCAGCATATGCAAAATCATTAGATGAAACAGAAACCGAAAAAAGGTTCTCCAAATACTTCGAAAAGGGCATCTCCCCACTAAGATTACCAGAACACTTCGAAGAAATCAAAAAGAAAATAGATGAGGTAATATCATGA
- a CDS encoding preprotein translocase, subunit SecY, which produces MREKLDPIFSILPQVKQPEYRQTFKEKLKWTGIILILYYFLGQIPLYGLSPYAVDQFAQLRAVIAGNFGSILTLGIGPIVSASIILQLLVGGKLLKLDLSRHEDKAFFQGTQKLLAMIFTVFEASILVLTGALAPISSTFIGILILQMTIGGILIIFLDEVISKWGFGSGVGLFIAAGVAQEIMVGAFNPLSSPAQPGVPAGRIPGFLYLLATGQSPDLQYYIIPILALIFVFLIVVYAESMRVEIPLTMGGGKRWGRGPIGKYPLRFVYASNMPVILTSALLLNVQLMANVFQKIGHPILGEVSGGQAISGLAYLLTPPRSIDILFTDPLKVAFYAIVFIGFSILFAWLWIEISGLGPREVAKQLYQMGLQVPGFRSTKRQFERILSRYIPPLTILGGAFVGFLAFIADLTGALGGGTGVLLTVGIIYRLYEEIAQEQLMDMHPMLRRFLGE; this is translated from the coding sequence TTGAGGGAGAAACTAGACCCCATATTCTCAATACTACCCCAGGTAAAACAGCCAGAATACAGACAAACATTCAAAGAAAAACTAAAATGGACCGGGATAATCCTAATACTCTACTACTTCCTCGGCCAAATACCCCTATATGGTCTAAGCCCATATGCAGTGGACCAATTCGCCCAATTAAGGGCGGTTATCGCAGGAAACTTCGGATCCATACTAACATTAGGTATAGGACCCATAGTATCAGCATCAATCATACTACAATTACTCGTAGGCGGCAAACTATTAAAATTGGACCTCTCACGCCACGAAGACAAAGCATTCTTCCAAGGAACCCAAAAATTACTTGCAATGATCTTCACAGTCTTTGAAGCCAGCATACTAGTATTAACTGGTGCACTAGCACCCATATCATCCACATTCATCGGCATACTCATATTACAGATGACCATAGGCGGCATACTCATAATATTCCTAGACGAGGTTATATCCAAATGGGGCTTCGGCAGTGGAGTGGGATTATTCATCGCAGCCGGAGTAGCCCAAGAAATCATGGTCGGAGCATTCAACCCCTTATCATCACCAGCACAACCAGGAGTACCAGCTGGTAGAATACCAGGATTCCTATACCTGCTGGCAACTGGACAATCCCCAGACCTACAATACTATATCATACCAATACTCGCCCTAATCTTCGTATTCCTCATTGTAGTATATGCAGAGAGTATGAGAGTAGAAATACCCCTAACCATGGGTGGAGGTAAAAGATGGGGACGCGGTCCAATAGGCAAATACCCCCTCAGATTCGTATATGCAAGTAACATGCCAGTTATACTCACAAGCGCCCTACTACTAAACGTACAATTAATGGCCAATGTATTCCAAAAAATTGGACATCCAATACTTGGAGAAGTATCAGGTGGACAAGCTATAAGCGGCCTAGCATACCTCCTAACACCCCCAAGGTCAATAGACATCCTATTCACAGACCCGCTAAAGGTGGCGTTCTACGCCATAGTGTTCATCGGATTTTCCATACTATTCGCATGGTTATGGATCGAGATAAGCGGCCTAGGGCCGCGGGAGGTTGCCAAACAATTATACCAGATGGGCTTGCAAGTTCCTGGTTTTAGGAGTACTAAGAGGCAGTTTGAAAGGATATTAAGCCGTTACATACCCCCACTCACAATACTAGGAGGGGCTTTCGTAGGATTCCTAGCATTCATAGCCGACTTAACAGGGGCCCTAGGTGGGGGTACCGGTGTGCTCCTAACAGTAGGGATCATCTACAGATTATATGAGGAGATAGCCCAAGAACAACTTATGGACATGCATCCAATGCTCAGACGCTTCCTCGGAGAATAG
- a CDS encoding 50S ribosomal protein L19e has product MNLTTQKRLAADILKIGINRVWIDPERVDEVSTAITRESIKQLIDDGAIKAKPKKGISSYRSKKIKQQKKKGRRKGKGSIKGAKGARRPRKREWISTIRALRKDLKKMRDKREINKTTYRKLYKMAKGGAFRSKSYMKTYARDHDMLR; this is encoded by the coding sequence ATGAATCTCACCACTCAAAAAAGACTAGCCGCAGACATACTCAAAATAGGAATAAACAGAGTATGGATAGACCCTGAAAGGGTTGATGAAGTCTCGACGGCAATAACCAGAGAAAGCATAAAACAACTAATAGACGATGGAGCCATAAAAGCCAAACCCAAAAAAGGTATAAGCAGTTACAGATCCAAGAAGATCAAACAGCAAAAAAAGAAGGGCAGAAGAAAAGGAAAAGGCAGCATAAAAGGGGCTAAAGGTGCTAGAAGACCCCGTAAGAGGGAGTGGATCAGCACCATAAGGGCTCTGAGGAAAGATCTTAAAAAAATGAGGGATAAAAGAGAGATAAACAAGACAACATATCGTAAACTTTACAAGATGGCTAAGGGCGGGGCTTTCAGGAGCAAATCTTACATGAAAACCTATGCCAGAGACCATGACATGCTAAGATAA
- a CDS encoding 30S ribosomal protein S5P: MNFDIEEWEPKTSLGRRVKEGEITSIDEIFEEGLPIMELEIIDALLPDLQEEVIDVNLVQRMHKSGRKVNFRVIVAVGNRDGYVGLGQGKAREVGPAIRKAVDDAKFNIIKVRRGCGDWGCICGKEHTVPFKVTGKSGSVRVTLLPAPGGVGLAIGDVGKTILKLAGIEDVWSRTKGQTQTTINFAKATFNALKQLSKVKAAEKDLKTLGVTTT; encoded by the coding sequence ATGAACTTTGACATTGAAGAATGGGAGCCTAAGACAAGCCTAGGACGCAGAGTAAAAGAAGGAGAAATCACAAGCATAGACGAGATATTCGAAGAAGGACTCCCCATAATGGAATTGGAAATAATAGACGCACTACTCCCAGACCTCCAAGAAGAGGTCATAGACGTTAACCTAGTCCAGAGAATGCACAAATCAGGAAGAAAAGTAAACTTCAGAGTCATCGTAGCAGTTGGAAACAGGGACGGCTACGTGGGACTAGGACAAGGAAAAGCAAGAGAAGTCGGACCAGCCATAAGAAAAGCAGTAGACGATGCCAAATTTAACATAATCAAAGTCAGAAGAGGATGCGGAGACTGGGGATGCATATGTGGAAAAGAACACACCGTACCCTTCAAAGTCACAGGTAAAAGTGGAAGCGTGAGAGTCACCCTATTACCAGCACCAGGAGGTGTGGGACTCGCCATAGGAGACGTTGGCAAAACAATACTCAAACTCGCAGGGATAGAAGACGTATGGTCCAGGACAAAGGGACAAACACAAACCACCATAAACTTCGCAAAGGCAACCTTCAACGCCCTAAAACAACTAAGTAAAGTAAAAGCCGCTGAAAAAGACCTTAAAACACTTGGAGTCACCACAACATAA